Genomic DNA from Paramisgurnus dabryanus chromosome 11, PD_genome_1.1, whole genome shotgun sequence:
ACTGCAGTATCCATGTTATGTTTATGTTTCTTATGTTCCTGTTGTTCATTTAAAAGCCTGTTGTAGCCTATTGATATCAGAAATCaatatgtaataataataattgtagcTGAATGAAAATAAAACTATAAAGAGAAAAAAGACTCAGTCTAAAGCAACTATGTGATGCATGAATTTATTAATGCTATTAAGATTATTTTTGTAAGGGTGAAAAGGATCTTTGTCTTTAAAAGTGCAAACatataaaatacacattttggacaaaatgtaaaatgttattCTTATTGACTCttgcatgtttgttttataaaactGAATGTAAATTATCTTGAAGTTTCAATTGCTTTTGGTTTAGTTTGTTTTATGTACTTTGTGAAAGacagaaagaaggaaagaaagaaagagaaagaaataaagaaagataaagaaagaaagaaagaaagaaagtcttttGAGCAGTGTATTTCATTTGTTAATTTATATTATTGATGAAGAGGCTTCACGCTTTTAGACTCTTAAAAATTCAAGATTAAAATAGCGTTATTGCTTTGATCTGTAGGTTAATAccacataaaaacatttaaggggtcatttcacaagactgtaaatgtcaaataaatctttggtgttgtCAGATTACagatgtgaagttttagctcagaataccccatagataatttattatagcatgttaacatTGACATTTGtagagcaaaaatgtgccggtTAAACTGGTTACTGGTTgacctttttcacattttctagaaccaattatagcacttaaacgtgTAAAGTGTCATCTCAGTTTgttctgtttatgtgtgtgtgtgtgtgtgtgtgtgtgtgtgtgtgtgtgtgtgtttgtgtgtttgtgtgtttacctGATAATTAGGCCTATCacaaatgtgaagtagcagaaagttttctgtgatggttggggttagggtttgggttaACCCTTACCCTAACccacatggaaaccagaatgtgtgtgtgtgtgtgtgtgtgtgtgtgtgcgtgcgtgcgtgcgtgcgtgtgtgtgtgtgtgtgtgtgtgtggtaattatcacgttgtgggggccaattccccacaaagataggaatagcagcatttttgtgaccttgtggggacattttgatgtccccatgaggaaacgagcttataaatcaaacagaatgatgtttcttgaaaatgtgaagtagagaagcgtttctgtgatggtttgtGTAGGGAAttgggtaggtaaggggaatagaatatacagtttgtaaaGTATAAAAACATTacgaaaccagaatgtgtgtttgtgtgtgtgtgtgcttgcgcgcgtgtcagtgtgtgtgtgagtgacacattgaATGAGCTGTGGCGCGTGCTGCCATCTACTGATGAACTGAGATCGTAGTTCAACTCCACCACAGATGAATTTATAAGTATAATAACGTTTATCAATAAAGCTGTTTTTCGTGCTATAGGGGATTGTGGGCTCGAAAAAAAAACCGAATATCAATAcggtttaaatattttaaaatatgatcgtTTAGACTGGTTTAGATGTCACTGGCAGTAtcaaaggctgcagcctccagaggtcttatatgcaggctgcatacgtcatcaagcatggtttatttaagttaactgagcattacatccTCATGTCATAAGCATCCATTTAAGATTAACTTAGAATCGTCAACTATTGCGACATCAGGAGGCttcagccttcggattgagaaagcGCCATCGTATCTGAGCAGCAGCACAGTAAAAAGTAATAAGTATCACGAGAGCAACCTGGTATTAAAGAGTCTGTCAATAATTAACAACAGAATGCAAACACTGACAAACTTCAACAGTcatttaaatatgtaaatacaacacattcaatgtttaaagaaaataaactcaTGTAAACTCATGTTCTCTGACCAATCAGAGGCGAGAACTGAACGGAGAAGCCCCGCCCATTAAAACCGCTTTTCCTGCTGTTGCTTGCTGTTCAGTCCGTTTATTCTGTTCCTATTCACACGCAGATTATAAACTTATAAGAACACTTTCACCATCATGTGTTATTATTTAACTCACTCATTGAGTTTAATGGACGGGTTTAGGACCTTATAAACAGCATGTCCCGTCTACAGAGCGCGGAAAAAAACACGAGAGAATCGCGGAGTTTTGAGAGACGGAGGAAACCAAAGGAACGATGATTTTCAACGATGATATTAAACACGGCAGACTCGTGAAGCTTCTGTCGGCCGTGTTTTACGCTGTCAGCTCGTTTCTCATCATCGTGGtgaataaaagtattttaacgCAGTACAGGTGAGTGTCAACTTCCGGCTTTACCTCAGAGCGCGCGCTTTACATATGTCATCATCATGAATAGAATAAACATCAATATAAACATGTCGTCTTCACGATGATTTAATTATGTTGACATCTCattaagttgtgttttaaatgtttaggtTTCCCTCGTACATGTTTCTTGGAATCGGACAGGTGAGGAAGATTTACGTGATGAATATTTTGTGGATTGAATCTCTGATGAAATCTCTCTGATCCTTGTATTGATCTTCATATAACGTTACAGATGGCAGCTACGATCGTCATCCTCTATGTTGCCAAAATGAACAAAGCTGTCAGTTTTCAAGACTTTGACAGCAGTATACCCAGAAAGGTAATTCATGAATGAACATAATATGTTTGTGATCACTTTACTATCATTGTGATTTtactcttttattttttatgttctgTAGATTTTTCCTTTGCCTTTGCTGTATGTTGGCAATCACGTGACCGGTCTGGGTGGAACCAAGAAACTGAGGTGAAACAAAAACTTGACATATAagtttacactttattttgccTAAAGACAAACAAATATTGACAGCAGCCTCCCTGTCTTTTTCAGTTTACCAATGTTTACTGTGCTCAGAAAATTCACCATTTTACTCACCATGATTATGGAATCAAGAATATTGAGGTACACACATTCATATTGTGGTGAAAACATTGTTTTATCTTTATGTTATAAATGCTGACATCACAATTTGAATCTGATTCGCTTTTAATTTTTACCGCCAGAAAGAGTTTTTCCCCTTGGCTGGTGTGCAGTGTTTTGGCTATAGTTCTTGGGGCTTTGGTGGCAGCCAGGTACAGTAAATTAATAAGATACTATAcagtattatatatatatagtgttaAAAGATTTGAACACCATCAAATGTCTTCATAAACTTTGTTTCAGCTCAGATTTGTCCTTCAATGCAGAAGGTTACACATTTGTTCTGCTGAATGACGTCTTTACTGCCGCCAGCGGCGTTTACACCAAAAAAACCCTTGGAACGGAGGTGTGTGACAACATTTACATCATCATGCTATCAATGACAGATGAATATTTCTTAGAAAACTCCACAAATGATGAGAGAAAACATTTACTAAGCATTGCGCCGACCTATGACACGTGTACCGTATGCTTCAGCTAATAACTGTTGTATTATCAGAGACCAATGTGATTGGGTCTTATCAAGAATAAGTCTTTAACTTTGACTTTACATCACACCCTACTTTGCTAGGATAATCTCTGCATAAACAGCCAAACCCTGGCTGGTTTCACAGCTGTATAAACTGTGCCGGTCATTGatgaatatgtttttttctgttcaTCACAGGGTTTGGGTAAATATGGAGTTTTGTTTTATAATGCATTCATCATTATCATTCCCACTGTTTTGGCAAGCGCCTACACTGGAGATTTACAGAAGGTGAGTTAAAACGGATATAAAGCTATGAAAATCTTTTATTGGTAAGAGTTTGAACGTTATTTTTCTTCTTGTTTTAAGGCACTGACCTTTGATGGATGGTTGTCTTtgacttttatattttactttttgttGTCTTGTGTTATGGGGTGAGTATGGATGTTGCAATGATCATCTTATAATAGTTTatatcaggggtctccaacctttctGGAGGGCTAGTTTAAAAAAAGTCtattcaaatttttttgttttatttgttgatatgttttatcattgtttattacacggctctctggaatgcttgattctgattggtcagttgagacatttgcaggttcgttcttttcaaataataaccgctccaaaataataacgcatagccggactacttgcacgagtgaaatcgctccgcgccaataatgatcaataaagattactgtctgtttggcgccatcttgtgacaaacactcgacaaccacgacaagacacagagagcttactgagactgaacttgacaaaatagagcatgacagctacgaagccacacaaaaaatacagaatgggcattaaaacttctcaaagactggttaaagagaaaaaaatggagacaagtatgaagcagaggatcttaataaggtattacgatcattttatgcatctgtgcaaagtttcgcggaaggataaaaatgttaacttaaaacaaatatgccaataaaatgtttcaaattcatattcatgtccagttttttttcttatgtggcaagtagccgtgtaataagcgggataatgtagaggcagccggtagttattgggaaataagccccttcagtgtgatacaagaccctccgcttcgcgtcgggtcctgatcacactgtcggggcttatttcccaataactaccggctgcctctacattatcccttacttaaaatgttaacaCACATAAAAGTAGGCACgtgcaccatgttggagaccactggttTAGAGAAATCCATATGAAGTAAACTCTTATCTTGTTGCAGGTTTGTTTTGATGTACTCTATAATCCTCTGCAGTTATTATAACACAGCTTTAACCACAACAGTCGTTGGTGCGATTAAGGTATCatcattgtatattttatttatgatataacAATCACACTGAAATATTTGAGTTATGTGAATACATgagaaaatgtttaataatctttaatattgtgtgatttaaaatatttgtacaCTTGTAGGCTGGGGTTTTTTGTCTTTTCACGttcatataatatatttttctcCTCAGTATGGTCTTTAGTGATTGTTTTACAGCTGTTTTTCTTTTCCTCTTTAGAATGTGGCTGTGATGTACATTGGCATGTTTATTGGGGGAGATTATATCTTTTCATGGCCAAACTTTATTGGACTGAATATCTGGTAAGAATATTTGTTtacatatgtttatatttcaacaCACCTGATTCTTTAGCACAGAGTCTGTCGGCGATTCATATTGAGAACCAGCTAAGTTTTTTacccctggtttcacagacgctagtcctacactgtcagaaataaaggtacaaaactgtaacttttctgtcactggggctttaccctaagtttccgtttggtacctttacagggatacaaaacagaatgcaattttgggtagattactgTACCTTTAGGACATACATTGTTAgataaaagtcaaaatatgtaccctagctgtcaatggggcagcaccctttaaaaaggtaattgtatggaacattaggtacagatatgtaaacatttagtaccaatatgtatctttgagatactaatatgtatttttgaggtacttatAAGCTCTCTTGGTCTCaatatgtacttctgaggtactaaaatgaaatccttaggtgcaaagctgtactttttgaaagggtacagccccagtgacagaaaaggtacagttttgtacctttatttctgacagtgtagactAAGACACATGTTTGAGTTGTCGCTCTCAACTggaaataacttgcactgacagatcttgAAATTTTCCACTGCAATTTAGTCTCCAGATACATACCAGTAATGTCTTTTGCTTaggcatgtttattaaagatgcttaaacctcttcatttaactaaggcctagtcctctggctttagctaagccttgtcggTTAAATAaggctttaaagggatagctcacccaaaaatgaaaattctgtcatcatttactcaccctcatgttgtcacaaacttgcatacatttctttgttttgataaacgcaaaggaaaatattttcagAAATCGTCCCCTTTGAATTATAAGGTTCTAtctgacatttttgtcaaaattgaGTTATTCTTATTCTGTGACAACTTATTTACATTATgtgaatttttattgaaaaacaaaaatgttttatctaCAAAGCTGAACTCTCACTTGGCTCTATTTGTGTGAGCGCTTCGAATGCACAGAAGATGACCAATCAGGATCAACTTTATATCTGGAAACTTAACTTCTATAATCTTACTACAAAAAGCTACAGTGTTTTGTAAGTTTTTGGAGGTAATGTCAGGTAGGGGAGAAAATGATGTTGCAAGTGCactaataaaattattagaACGCGTTGTACGTGATCATCCACATTCCACTGAGATGATAGCATGGAGTGATAGTTTTGTGCCTCAGAATTGCATAATAGGCTTTGCTATTGCTGATTTCCTGACAAGGCATCCTAAATTAATTTGAAATGTCCTAAATACATGGAAGTtctaaaaatatgaaataaatttCATACAATTTGTTAGAAAGTAAAATGTAATCCTTTCTGAGACACAGAAATCCTTTTATAGAATTAGAAGGTTCTATCTGCATTTTACCCAATTACAAAGTTGAGAggattttgatattttatattttgaataCATTTAGGGTCCCTGTTattttcatgtttgaaagaaactTCTTATTCGTATATGCGATGCAAAAACTTTGATGCCCTCAAAGCTGCTTGGAACGCAGATAGAACCTTATAATTACAAGGGGACGACATGTTTTTAACCAAatcgtttgtggaccccattgacttccatagtaggaaaaagaatacaacatgtttttttgtaaatctcATGTTGTAAGTAAATgtatatttgggtgaactatccctttaatgtcttTCCACTTAACTTTCTGCTTCTCTCTGTTCTCAGTATCACGGCAGGATTGATTTATTCCTACATAACATTTCAAAGCCCATCAGAATCCAACATGAAACCAGCAGAGGACAAACTACCGCTTCATATCACAGATCATCATCAAAGTTCAGAGAAAATATGACTCTGACATCCGGCTCTGTGTCAGCAGAGATCTTCTGTTCACTGCGatgtgttattatttatttttcattggaTGAGATTTTAAGTCTTGGAAATGCAAATCTTTAAAGGAGAAGTGAATCAATAATGTATCATATTTGTAAAATAAACACACAAGAACCAAGATTGattcattatatttatttaatgaagCTTTCAAGTGCTAAACGCTAAGTTTGGACTATAAGTAAAAGCCCATTAACACATTTACAAGTCCTTTCAGTATAACAAACATATCAAAATCAAACGATTACATTCTGTTGTCATAATAATCGTAACATAATCACCTGGGATCTTTCAGTTTGTATAGGGTACATTATACACAGCTTTCCGAAGGATTTTTCTGTAGAATATATTAAATTTTAAGTGGAACAGTGAAACTTAAAGCAATGTATCTTCAATCCTGAGGAACGTTATTCAGATATTTCCAGTTTTACAAATGCCAAAATTAAATTGCATGACGGATCTGAATTTAACTGCAATAACCAGGAAAGCTGTGGAATGATTACATCCAATGAACTTTCAGGATTAATGTTATATGAACAGAATTTAGTGTTGCAGATTAAAACAAATAACACAGCATTGTGCTTTTAAAAGCATCAACGAGCAGAAGTTATGTGACTGGAATAAGTGCTGCCCGGTTCCTCATTCATACCTAGAATCtcattcatcatcatcatcatcatcattcttTGGAAGCCAATATCACCATCCTCAAACTACTGTAGTGAGACAAACATCACTGGATTAATATTGTAAGTGCTTCAGTTTATATGTTCACTCATAACATGTTGCTGGTTTATAACGGGTTAGTTTAAAAAGGTTATTGTAAAGCCTGGATCTACAGCTGACAGCAGGTGGTGCTCTGGAGAAGCTATTGAAGCTTACTGgtttaaatacaataaatacatGATTAAAGGTGACAGCGGACCATTGCGAATGAAAATGCAGAAAACCAGACTAACGCCGAGGGTCTCGTTTCAGATCAAACTACTATGTGAAAATCTTCATCTCTAGCAGGTCGGTCACACACCCTGTTCCAAAATGCACGCATGCTAAAATCCTAAACAAACAGaaatgtcacacacacacacaacacagccACCCACGAGAAAACAAAACGCTCATTTTACCACGACAAAAAGTGCACAACAAAACAAACGAGACACATCTCACCTCATCCATAAGCTGAgataaaacaacaacattctTCATATAACGATATCATCTACTATCATAGCAGCCTAAAAGTACAAAAGAAAGCAAAAATAAGGTGCTTGTAGCTTATATCAACCCGGGTAGCACTGACTAGAAGTGCAGGGGTCACCAATGTGAGCAAAAGGAAGGATGTCAAGACAcctgcttaaaaaaaacccCATAAAACATTCGATTTTACAGATGTTGATATTAAGCTGattatttttgacacttttCTCAGGCAGAAAGATTATTGGCCAACTCGATGAGAGCGAGTGCACCGTGGAGTCGTTCCCTCTGTTCCTGAAGACGCCGACGGGCCGTACCTCCTCCGGCGCTTTTCTCATCATCTTGCTCCTCCTCTTCACCTTCATCAGATGGCATGAAGTCCAAAGGGTCCTGCTGTTCTTGATCCTCTTTACCCAGATTCTTGCCTTTAACTGGAGGGGAAGTTCTCTGTTCCCTCGTTTCCCAATACCTGATGAAATGACGATAAACGTTTACTTCTCATTGCGTTTGAATAAGGTGAAAATTATCAGGGTTGC
This window encodes:
- the slc35d2 gene encoding nucleotide sugar transporter SLC35D2, whose protein sequence is MIFNDDIKHGRLVKLLSAVFYAVSSFLIIVVNKSILTQYRFPSYMFLGIGQMAATIVILYVAKMNKAVSFQDFDSSIPRKIFPLPLLYVGNHVTGLGGTKKLSLPMFTVLRKFTILLTMIMESRILRKSFSPWLVCSVLAIVLGALVAASSDLSFNAEGYTFVLLNDVFTAASGVYTKKTLGTEGLGKYGVLFYNAFIIIIPTVLASAYTGDLQKALTFDGWLSLTFIFYFLLSCVMGFVLMYSIILCSYYNTALTTTVVGAIKNVAVMYIGMFIGGDYIFSWPNFIGLNICITAGLIYSYITFQSPSESNMKPAEDKLPLHITDHHQSSEKI